Proteins from a genomic interval of Piscinibacter sp. HJYY11:
- a CDS encoding aliphatic sulfonate ABC transporter substrate-binding protein: protein MSTPNRRSVLGGILSVTAASWWPQARASSAPLRIGFQKGSINLTITRSLKLVEQRLPGTPVQWVEFPAGPQLLEALAVGSIEFGSVGDSPPVFAQAAGKDIVYVGAEPSKPDTSALLVREGSPLKSIADLRAKRIALQKGSSAHHLLVQIVRKAGLQWSDIQPIYLAPADARAAFERGSVDAWSIWDPYYAAAELDGKARPLVTSRGLTSNNSFYLASRGLVQQEAVLRHLFAALTEADVYVHRNRADTAKQYAEFSGLGLATVLRVLERRPRSPVGPLTPALVAEQQKVADAFHELGLIPKAIRVADIVWQPA, encoded by the coding sequence ATGAGCACTCCGAACAGGCGCTCCGTCCTGGGTGGCATCCTCTCGGTGACGGCCGCGAGCTGGTGGCCCCAGGCCCGTGCCAGCAGCGCCCCGCTGCGCATCGGCTTCCAGAAGGGCTCGATCAACCTCACGATCACCCGGTCGCTGAAGCTGGTCGAGCAGCGACTGCCCGGCACGCCGGTGCAGTGGGTCGAGTTCCCCGCCGGCCCGCAGCTGCTGGAAGCGCTGGCGGTGGGCAGCATCGAGTTCGGCTCGGTCGGCGACTCGCCGCCCGTCTTTGCGCAGGCCGCCGGCAAGGACATCGTCTACGTCGGCGCCGAGCCCAGCAAGCCCGACACCTCGGCGCTGCTGGTGCGCGAAGGCTCGCCGCTCAAGTCGATCGCCGACCTTAGGGCCAAGCGCATCGCGCTGCAGAAGGGCTCGAGCGCGCACCACCTCCTGGTGCAGATCGTCAGGAAGGCCGGCCTCCAGTGGAGCGACATCCAGCCGATCTACCTGGCGCCGGCCGATGCCCGCGCGGCCTTCGAGCGCGGCTCGGTGGATGCGTGGTCGATCTGGGACCCGTACTACGCCGCCGCCGAGCTCGATGGCAAGGCGCGCCCGCTCGTCACGAGCCGCGGGCTCACGAGCAACAACTCCTTCTACCTCGCCTCGCGCGGCCTGGTGCAGCAGGAGGCGGTGCTGCGCCATCTCTTCGCCGCGCTCACCGAGGCCGACGTCTACGTCCACAGGAACCGCGCCGACACCGCGAAGCAGTACGCCGAGTTCTCCGGCCTCGGCCTCGCCACCGTGCTGCGCGTCCTGGAGCGGCGCCCGCGTTCGCCAGTCGGCCCGCTGACGCCGGCGCTTGTCGCCGAGCAGCAGAAGGTGGCCGACGCCTTCCACGAGCTGGGCCTGATCCCCAAGGCCATCCGCGTGGCCGACATCGTCTGGCAACCCGCCTGA
- a CDS encoding sulfonate ABC transporter substrate-binding protein produces MNSNHAPSRRRWLHLVTAGLAALGATLSLGAHAQTAPKELRIGFQKYGTLTILKAKGDLDKRLAAQGITVKWTEFPAGPQLLEGLNVGSIDFGTVGEAPPIFAQAAGADLVYVANQPPAPGGEAIIVPKDSGLKNVAELKGKKVALNKGSNVHFLLVKALEKAGLKYGDVQVVFLPPADARAAFERGSVDAWVIWDPFLAAAEKQLGARQLADGKGIVANHQFYLAARPYAEKHPQVIQAIIDELAKLDRWAATNPKAVAELLAPQIGLDPSITEVAAGRFAYGIVPISAQVAAEQQKIADVFHELKLIPKAIRVSDALPRGVAVAKSN; encoded by the coding sequence ATGAACTCGAATCACGCCCCATCGCGCCGCCGCTGGCTGCACCTCGTCACCGCCGGCCTGGCCGCGCTCGGCGCCACGCTCTCGCTCGGCGCACACGCGCAGACCGCGCCCAAGGAGCTGCGCATCGGCTTCCAGAAGTACGGCACGCTCACCATCCTCAAGGCCAAGGGCGACCTCGACAAGCGCCTCGCCGCGCAGGGCATCACCGTCAAGTGGACCGAGTTCCCCGCCGGCCCGCAGTTGCTCGAAGGCCTGAACGTCGGCTCGATCGACTTCGGCACCGTGGGCGAAGCGCCGCCGATCTTTGCGCAGGCGGCCGGTGCCGACCTCGTGTACGTGGCCAACCAGCCGCCCGCACCGGGTGGCGAAGCCATCATCGTGCCCAAGGACTCGGGGCTGAAGAACGTGGCCGAGCTCAAGGGCAAGAAGGTCGCGCTCAACAAGGGCTCCAACGTGCACTTCCTGCTGGTGAAGGCGCTCGAGAAGGCCGGCCTCAAGTACGGTGACGTGCAGGTCGTCTTCCTGCCGCCGGCCGATGCCCGCGCGGCCTTCGAGCGCGGCTCGGTCGACGCCTGGGTGATCTGGGATCCTTTCCTCGCCGCCGCCGAGAAGCAGCTCGGCGCACGCCAGCTCGCCGATGGCAAGGGCATCGTCGCCAACCACCAGTTCTACCTGGCCGCACGCCCCTACGCCGAGAAGCATCCGCAGGTGATCCAGGCCATCATCGACGAGCTGGCCAAGCTCGACCGCTGGGCCGCCACCAACCCGAAGGCCGTGGCCGAGCTGCTCGCGCCGCAGATCGGCCTCGATCCGTCGATCACCGAGGTGGCCGCCGGCCGCTTCGCCTACGGCATCGTGCCCATCAGCGCCCAGGTGGCCGCCGAGCAGCAGAAGATCGCCGACGTCTTCCATGAGCTGAAGCTCATCCCCAAGGCCATCCGCGTGAGCGACGCGCTGCCGCGCGGCGTGGCGGTGGCCAAGAGCAACTGA
- a CDS encoding YitT family protein encodes MADPDPSTLRHTPLEDLQALLIGTLLVSLAVTLFQHAGLLSGGTAGIAFLAHYLGGWSFGLAYFVINLPFYWLAWRHMGKSFTLRTLAAVVLVAVMSDWLPRHLVLASLDAWLAALLGGVLMGNGFLVLFRHQASLGGLGILALLAQKKKGWRAGHVQMAMDAAIVCAALATVPLDRVALSVAAAVVLNLVIATNHRPGRYVAQ; translated from the coding sequence ATGGCAGACCCCGACCCCTCGACGCTTCGGCACACGCCGCTGGAAGACCTGCAGGCACTGCTGATCGGCACCCTGCTCGTGTCGCTGGCGGTCACGCTCTTCCAGCATGCCGGGCTGCTGTCGGGCGGCACCGCGGGCATCGCCTTCCTCGCGCACTACCTCGGCGGCTGGTCGTTCGGCCTCGCCTACTTCGTCATCAACCTGCCCTTCTATTGGCTGGCGTGGCGGCACATGGGCAAGAGCTTCACGCTGCGCACGCTGGCGGCGGTGGTGCTCGTGGCGGTGATGAGCGACTGGCTGCCGCGCCACCTCGTGCTGGCCTCGCTCGACGCATGGCTGGCCGCGCTGCTCGGCGGCGTGCTGATGGGCAACGGTTTCCTGGTGCTGTTCCGGCACCAGGCGAGCCTGGGCGGCCTGGGCATCCTCGCGCTGCTCGCCCAGAAGAAGAAGGGCTGGCGGGCCGGGCACGTGCAGATGGCGATGGACGCGGCGATCGTGTGCGCGGCGCTGGCCACCGTGCCGCTCGACCGGGTCGCCCTCTCGGTGGCGGCCGCCGTGGTGCTCAACCTCGTGATCGCCACCAACCACCGCCCCGGGCGCTACGTGGCCCAGTAG
- a CDS encoding alpha/beta fold hydrolase, which yields MAANPVPLRSELRFATLASGARIAWAESGRSVAGQPPLVRAAHWMTHVEHDAQSPLWQPWLTRLGRSLRVVRYDERGCGSSSGDDTPPGLAAATEELAAVVDACGSPRVAVLGLSGSCAAAVAYAARHPERVSHLVLHGGYTHGLLHREPSADALAYHRAQLQLMALGWGRHHSAVQQFFTSTLLPEATPEQAAALNEQQRLSCDGARAAAILDARAALDVRPFLPQVRCPTLVLHCDGEAMVPVERGRELAAAIAGARFEPLRSRNHIPLAGEAAFERFCDAITEFVGGSSSIGPGPQFTRRERELLDAVARGLDNLQIAAHLGVADKTVRNALSQLYAKLGVEGRPQAIVRAREMGHGQG from the coding sequence ATGGCCGCGAACCCCGTTCCGTTGCGCAGCGAACTGCGCTTCGCCACCCTGGCCTCGGGCGCACGCATCGCCTGGGCCGAGAGTGGCCGCAGCGTGGCCGGCCAGCCGCCGCTGGTGCGCGCCGCGCACTGGATGACGCATGTGGAACACGATGCGCAGTCGCCGCTGTGGCAACCCTGGCTCACACGCCTGGGCCGCTCGCTGCGGGTGGTGCGCTACGACGAACGCGGCTGCGGTTCGTCGTCGGGCGACGACACACCACCCGGCCTCGCCGCGGCCACCGAGGAACTGGCCGCGGTGGTCGACGCCTGCGGCAGCCCGCGCGTGGCCGTGCTGGGCCTGTCGGGCTCGTGCGCCGCGGCGGTGGCGTATGCGGCGCGCCACCCCGAACGTGTCAGCCACCTGGTATTGCACGGCGGCTACACCCACGGCCTGCTGCACCGCGAGCCCAGTGCCGACGCCCTCGCCTACCACCGTGCGCAGCTGCAGCTGATGGCGCTCGGCTGGGGCCGCCACCATTCGGCGGTGCAGCAGTTCTTCACCAGCACGCTGCTGCCCGAGGCCACGCCCGAGCAGGCGGCGGCGCTGAACGAGCAGCAGCGCCTGTCGTGCGATGGCGCGCGGGCCGCGGCCATCCTCGATGCACGCGCGGCGCTCGACGTGCGGCCCTTCCTGCCGCAGGTGCGCTGCCCCACGCTCGTGCTGCATTGCGACGGCGAGGCGATGGTGCCGGTGGAGCGCGGCCGCGAGCTGGCCGCGGCCATCGCCGGCGCGCGCTTCGAGCCGCTGCGCAGCCGCAACCACATTCCGCTGGCAGGCGAAGCGGCGTTCGAACGCTTCTGCGATGCCATCACCGAGTTCGTCGGCGGGTCGTCGTCCATCGGTCCGGGCCCGCAGTTCACCCGCCGCGAACGCGAGCTGCTCGACGCGGTCGCACGAGGTCTCGACAACCTGCAGATCGCCGCCCATCTCGGCGTGGCCGACAAGACGGTGCGCAACGCGCTCTCGCAGCTGTACGCCAAGCTCGGCGTCGAAGGCCGACCGCAGGCCATCGTGCGGGCCCGCGAGATGGGCCACGGCCAAGGCTGA
- the ssuC gene encoding aliphatic sulfonate ABC transporter permease SsuC yields the protein MSRPNTSSFRQRALPWLVPVLILVLWELSSRGGWLSTRVLPEPLSVITAFWKLLASGELIQHVAVSTGRALAGLAIGGGLGLVLGLFTGTFRIGETLLDTTLQMVRNIPALALIPLVILWFGIDESAKLFLVSVGVFFPIYLNTFHGIRSVDKGLIEMARSYGLSGWQLYRQVILPGALPSVLVGLRFSLGLMWVLLIVAETISAQSGIGYLTMNAREFLQTDVVLVGILLYALLGKLADVLAKALERWWLRWHPGYQVKEA from the coding sequence ATGAGCCGCCCCAACACGTCTTCGTTCAGGCAGCGGGCGCTGCCCTGGCTGGTGCCGGTGCTGATCCTCGTGCTGTGGGAGCTGTCGTCGCGTGGCGGCTGGCTCTCCACGCGCGTGCTGCCCGAGCCGCTGTCGGTCATCACCGCCTTCTGGAAACTGCTCGCCTCGGGCGAGCTGATCCAGCACGTGGCGGTGAGCACCGGCCGTGCCCTCGCGGGCCTGGCCATCGGTGGCGGGCTCGGCCTCGTCCTCGGCCTCTTCACCGGCACCTTCCGCATCGGCGAGACGCTGCTCGACACCACGCTGCAGATGGTGCGCAACATCCCGGCGCTCGCGCTGATCCCGCTCGTCATCCTGTGGTTCGGCATCGACGAGAGCGCCAAGCTCTTCCTGGTGTCGGTGGGGGTCTTCTTCCCGATTTACCTCAACACCTTCCACGGCATCCGCTCGGTCGACAAGGGCCTGATCGAGATGGCGCGCAGCTACGGCTTGAGCGGCTGGCAGCTCTACCGCCAGGTGATCCTGCCCGGCGCGCTGCCCTCGGTGCTGGTGGGCCTGCGTTTCTCGCTGGGCCTGATGTGGGTGCTGCTCATCGTGGCCGAGACGATCTCGGCGCAGTCCGGCATCGGCTACCTCACGATGAATGCGCGCGAGTTCCTGCAGACCGACGTGGTGCTCGTGGGCATCCTGCTCTACGCCTTGCTCGGCAAGCTGGCCGACGTGCTGGCCAAGGCACTCGAGCGCTGGTGGCTGCGCTGGCACCCGGGCTACCAAGTGAAGGAGGCCTGA
- the ssuD gene encoding FMNH2-dependent alkanesulfonate monooxygenase, which translates to MKILWFIPTHGDSRYLGTSKGARAATFDYFKQVAVAADTLGYEGVLLPTGRSCEDSWVTAASLIDATKRLKFLVALRPGLVQPSQSARMAATLDRLSGGRLIVNLVTGGDAQELAGDGQFLSHKARYEESAEFLKIWREILARSHDGEELDFEGQHLKVQGAKLLYPPINKPYPQVFFGGSSEEAHDLAAEQVDTYLTWGEPPAAVAAKVADVGGRAARHGRKLSFGIRLHVIVRETEEEAWRAAAELVSHLDESVVAAAQAKFAQMDSVGQRRMAELHKGKFNKANIREGLEISPNLWAGVGLVRGGAGTALVGNPEQVAERIKEYAALGLDYFILSGYPHLEEAHRFAELVFPLLPLDVQNKLPGRTLTGPFGEIVANTYVPKVSQS; encoded by the coding sequence ATGAAGATCCTCTGGTTCATCCCCACCCACGGCGACAGCCGCTACCTCGGCACGAGCAAGGGCGCCCGCGCCGCCACCTTCGACTACTTCAAGCAGGTGGCCGTCGCCGCCGACACGCTGGGCTACGAAGGCGTGCTGCTGCCCACCGGCCGTTCCTGCGAAGACTCGTGGGTCACCGCCGCGAGCCTGATCGACGCGACCAAGCGCCTCAAGTTCCTGGTCGCGCTGCGGCCGGGCCTCGTTCAGCCCTCGCAATCGGCCCGCATGGCCGCGACGCTCGATCGCCTCTCGGGTGGCCGCCTGATCGTCAACCTGGTGACCGGTGGCGATGCGCAGGAGCTCGCCGGCGACGGCCAGTTCCTCAGCCACAAGGCCCGCTATGAAGAGAGTGCCGAGTTCCTGAAGATCTGGCGCGAGATCCTCGCGCGCAGCCACGACGGCGAAGAGCTCGACTTCGAAGGCCAGCACCTCAAGGTGCAGGGCGCCAAGCTGCTGTACCCGCCCATCAACAAGCCGTATCCGCAGGTCTTCTTCGGCGGCTCGTCGGAAGAGGCGCACGACCTCGCTGCCGAGCAGGTCGACACCTACCTCACCTGGGGCGAGCCGCCCGCCGCCGTGGCCGCGAAGGTGGCCGACGTGGGCGGGCGTGCCGCCAGGCACGGCCGCAAGCTCAGCTTCGGCATCCGCCTGCACGTGATCGTGCGCGAGACCGAAGAGGAAGCGTGGCGTGCCGCGGCCGAGCTCGTCTCGCACCTCGACGAGAGCGTGGTCGCTGCTGCGCAGGCCAAGTTCGCGCAGATGGACTCGGTGGGCCAGCGCCGCATGGCCGAGCTGCACAAGGGCAAGTTCAACAAGGCCAACATCCGCGAGGGCCTGGAGATCTCGCCCAACCTGTGGGCCGGCGTGGGCCTGGTGCGCGGCGGTGCCGGCACGGCCCTCGTGGGCAACCCCGAGCAGGTGGCCGAGCGCATCAAGGAGTACGCCGCGCTGGGCCTTGACTACTTCATCCTGAGCGGCTACCCGCACCTCGAGGAAGCGCACCGCTTCGCCGAGCTGGTGTTCCCGCTCCTGCCGCTGGACGTGCAGAACAAGCTGCCCGGCCGCACGCTCACCGGGCCGTTCGGCGAGATCGTCGCCAACACCTACGTGCCGAAGGTCTCGCAGAGCTGA
- a CDS encoding dienelactone hydrolase family protein produces MSRLTAQDFHPEVLKLFDQYVHGGLSRRGFLDGASRYATAGASAAGLLASLSPNFAAAQQVAPTDARIKTTRVEIPSPQGHGTVKAYLAQPANASGKLPTVLVIHENRGLNPHIEDITRRLAVDGFIALAPDALAPLGGYPGDEDKARELFPKLDQAKTREDFLVATSYLKALPAGNGKVGAVGFCYGGGIVNFLATRVPELAAGVPFYGVQPPADQVPRIKAQLLIQYASNDERINAGWPAYEAALKAAGVPYEAHVYPNTQHGFNNDTTPRYDEAAAKLAWQRTVAFFKRTLA; encoded by the coding sequence ATGTCCCGACTCACCGCGCAAGACTTCCATCCCGAAGTCTTGAAGCTTTTCGACCAGTACGTGCACGGTGGCTTGAGCCGCCGCGGCTTCCTCGACGGCGCCTCGCGCTACGCCACCGCCGGTGCCTCCGCTGCCGGCCTGCTGGCCTCGCTCAGCCCCAACTTCGCCGCCGCGCAGCAGGTCGCGCCCACCGATGCGCGCATCAAGACGACCCGTGTCGAGATCCCGTCGCCGCAGGGCCACGGCACCGTGAAGGCCTACCTCGCGCAGCCGGCCAATGCCTCCGGCAAGCTGCCCACCGTGCTCGTGATCCACGAGAACCGCGGCTTGAACCCGCACATCGAAGACATCACCCGCCGCCTCGCGGTCGACGGCTTCATCGCGCTCGCCCCCGATGCGCTTGCCCCGCTGGGCGGCTACCCCGGTGACGAGGACAAAGCGCGCGAGCTCTTCCCCAAGCTCGACCAGGCCAAGACACGCGAAGACTTCCTCGTCGCCACCAGCTACCTGAAGGCGCTGCCGGCGGGCAACGGCAAGGTGGGCGCGGTGGGCTTCTGCTACGGCGGGGGCATCGTCAACTTCCTCGCGACGCGTGTGCCCGAGCTCGCGGCCGGCGTGCCCTTCTACGGCGTGCAGCCGCCGGCCGACCAGGTGCCGCGCATCAAGGCGCAGCTCTTGATCCAGTACGCAAGCAACGACGAGCGCATCAACGCCGGCTGGCCCGCGTATGAAGCCGCGCTGAAGGCGGCCGGCGTCCCCTACGAGGCGCACGTCTACCCGAACACGCAGCACGGCTTCAACAACGACACCACGCCGCGCTACGACGAGGCCGCCGCCAAGCTGGCGTGGCAGCGCACGGTCGCGTTCTTCAAGCGCACGCTGGCCTGA
- a CDS encoding sigma-54-dependent Fis family transcriptional regulator: MSTEKLLTFPDAAAMTLSIRAKALLFHDARSVSLLQDIERVAQSEATVLVVGETGTGKELVARHIHKCSGRSGPFLAVNCGAFSETLIDAELFGHEVGAFTGAGQARAGWFEAANGGTLFLDEIGDLPLALQVKLLRVLQERQVVRLGSRRPIPLDVRLVAATNVDLRRAVEAQHFRADLYYRLSVAALELPPLRGRRGDILPLARHFMSVYAGKLAFGSSREKGVTLSPEAESALLAYAWPGNIRELENVIHYALIVCKDGVVRASDFRFSPLVPLVAGLAPGEPVVAPPADTRPSGPYDALAQALQALLEQRPAGIFQTVESLLVRRAYAQCRDNQVQAAKLLGVTRNTLRTLLKRHGLLRDNQGDDDPRAGTHGPARDPVGSAATAATH, from the coding sequence ATGTCTACCGAGAAGTTGCTCACCTTCCCCGACGCTGCGGCGATGACCTTGTCGATCCGCGCGAAGGCCCTCTTGTTCCATGACGCTCGTTCCGTGTCGCTGTTGCAGGACATCGAGCGTGTGGCGCAGAGCGAGGCGACCGTGCTCGTGGTCGGCGAGACCGGCACGGGCAAGGAGCTCGTGGCGCGCCACATCCACAAGTGCAGCGGTCGCAGCGGCCCCTTCCTGGCGGTGAACTGCGGTGCCTTCAGCGAGACGCTGATCGACGCCGAGCTGTTCGGCCACGAGGTCGGTGCGTTCACCGGCGCAGGCCAGGCACGTGCGGGCTGGTTCGAAGCGGCCAACGGCGGCACGCTCTTCCTCGACGAGATCGGCGACCTGCCGCTCGCGCTGCAGGTCAAGCTCCTGCGCGTGCTGCAGGAGCGGCAGGTGGTGCGGCTCGGCTCGCGCCGCCCGATCCCGCTCGACGTGCGCCTGGTCGCGGCGACCAACGTCGACCTGCGCCGCGCGGTGGAGGCGCAGCACTTCCGCGCCGATCTCTACTACCGCCTGAGCGTGGCCGCGCTCGAGCTGCCGCCGCTGCGCGGGCGGCGCGGCGACATCCTGCCGCTCGCGCGCCACTTCATGTCGGTGTATGCGGGCAAGCTCGCGTTCGGCAGCAGCCGCGAGAAAGGCGTGACGCTCTCACCCGAGGCCGAGAGCGCGCTGCTCGCCTATGCGTGGCCGGGCAACATCCGCGAGCTCGAGAACGTCATCCACTACGCGCTCATCGTCTGCAAGGACGGCGTGGTGCGTGCGAGCGACTTCCGCTTTTCGCCGCTGGTGCCGCTGGTGGCAGGCTTGGCCCCTGGCGAGCCGGTGGTCGCACCGCCGGCCGACACGCGACCCTCCGGGCCGTACGACGCGCTTGCGCAGGCGCTGCAGGCACTGCTGGAGCAGCGCCCGGCCGGCATCTTCCAGACGGTGGAGTCGCTGCTCGTGCGCCGTGCGTATGCGCAGTGCCGAGACAATCAGGTGCAAGCGGCCAAGCTGCTCGGCGTCACCCGCAACACGCTGCGTACGCTGCTCAAGCGGCACGGGCTGCTGCGCGACAACCAGGGTGACGACGACCCACGCGCCGGCACGCACGGGCCGGCACGCGACCCAGTCGGCTCTGCAGCCACCGCCGCCACGCACTGA
- the ssuE gene encoding NADPH-dependent FMN reductase — protein MKILSISGSPSQRSRSGWLLELAQARLENAAHERHRVYVRELPAHALVAADASHPDVAASVARVAEADVLIVSTPIYKAAYSGLLKLWLDLLPQDALRGKTVLPLATGGSIAHLLAVDYALKPVLSALGARNILDGVYATDAQLPSLPAGSATGGYAPDDALLERLDRALQPLLAATDRMRSAEPARC, from the coding sequence ATGAAGATCCTCAGCATTTCAGGCAGTCCCTCACAACGCTCGCGCTCCGGCTGGCTGCTCGAGCTGGCGCAGGCCCGGCTCGAAAACGCGGCGCACGAGCGCCACCGTGTCTATGTGCGCGAGCTGCCGGCGCACGCGCTGGTGGCCGCCGATGCGTCGCACCCCGACGTGGCGGCGAGCGTCGCGCGTGTGGCCGAGGCCGACGTGCTGATCGTCTCCACGCCCATCTACAAGGCGGCCTACAGCGGCCTGCTCAAGCTCTGGCTCGACTTGCTGCCGCAGGACGCGCTGCGCGGCAAGACCGTGCTGCCGCTGGCCACCGGGGGCAGCATCGCCCACCTGCTGGCGGTCGACTACGCGCTGAAGCCGGTGCTCTCGGCCCTGGGCGCGCGCAACATCCTCGACGGTGTCTATGCCACCGATGCGCAGCTGCCCTCGCTGCCCGCGGGTAGCGCCACCGGGGGCTATGCGCCCGACGATGCCCTGCTGGAGCGGCTCGACCGCGCGCTGCAGCCGCTGCTCGCCGCCACCGACCGAATGCGCAGCGCCGAACCGGCGCGATGTTGA